A single window of Vibrio sp. SCSIO 43137 DNA harbors:
- the aroQ gene encoding type II 3-dehydroquinate dehydratase has translation MAAKFRILLLNGPNLNLLGTREPGHYGSQTLEQIVSGLKQQAGNMDVELDHLQSNREYEIIEAIHKAQDDIDFVIINPAAFTHTSVAIRDALLGVAIPYIEVHLSNVHAREPFRHHSYLADKAVGVICGLGAQGYQFALTAAVEHLRSK, from the coding sequence ATGGCAGCAAAGTTTCGCATTCTACTTCTAAACGGACCAAACCTTAACCTGTTGGGTACACGTGAACCCGGACATTACGGTTCGCAGACACTGGAGCAGATTGTCTCCGGTTTAAAACAGCAGGCGGGCAACATGGATGTCGAACTGGATCATCTCCAGTCCAACCGTGAATATGAAATCATTGAAGCCATCCACAAAGCACAAGATGATATTGATTTTGTCATTATCAATCCGGCGGCATTTACTCACACCAGTGTGGCAATAAGAGACGCACTATTAGGAGTAGCCATTCCGTATATTGAGGTTCACCTGTCAAACGTGCATGCCCGCGAACCATTCCGCCACCACTCCTACCTTGCAGACAAAGCGGTCGGGGTGATTTGTGGTCTGGGCGCGCAAGGATACCAATTCGCATTGACTGCTGCTGTCGAACACCTGCGGTCAAAATAA
- a CDS encoding 3-phenylpropionate MFS transporter produces the protein MLSPTPYGWISQYFIGFFFAYGVYIPFWALWFEDQGVSAADIGLLMGIAFGARCVANLVLTPRLHKVEHMIPAIRWLSFLSVLFIWFHFFTGGNFWLMALATVLFNACCGPAIPLSDAMANYYSRLKLLDYGRTRLWGSIAFIAGSTVVGYLVSLYGTDMIVHTALAGTAVGLLLAMRTPNPAPVSESASDSERPKVLALLADKEIMRFVILLSLLHGSHAAYYSFSSIYWKSAGYAESTIGYLWSLGVIAEITVFAVSKRVFAGLSLRTLFVIASVGAVVRWSLTAMTTELWVIALVQTLHGITFATAHIAAIQYIQRARENEIVPLQAIYNAIPMGAFTALMMALTGWGYELYGANVFWAMAVMGVMALFVKVEQKKTVPEAQIQS, from the coding sequence ATGTTGTCTCCGACCCCATACGGCTGGATATCCCAGTATTTTATCGGCTTCTTTTTTGCCTACGGTGTCTATATCCCGTTTTGGGCGCTCTGGTTTGAGGATCAGGGTGTTTCAGCCGCAGATATCGGTTTGCTTATGGGGATTGCCTTTGGCGCACGATGTGTAGCGAACTTAGTGTTAACTCCGCGTTTACACAAAGTTGAACATATGATCCCGGCCATTCGCTGGTTAAGCTTCCTTTCTGTTCTGTTTATCTGGTTCCACTTCTTTACCGGTGGTAATTTCTGGCTGATGGCATTGGCAACCGTGCTATTTAACGCCTGTTGCGGCCCTGCCATTCCTCTGTCTGATGCCATGGCAAACTACTACTCCAGACTGAAGCTACTCGACTACGGCCGTACCCGTTTATGGGGTTCAATCGCCTTTATTGCCGGCTCGACAGTGGTGGGCTATCTGGTATCACTTTATGGTACGGATATGATTGTTCATACCGCACTGGCAGGTACCGCAGTTGGTTTACTGCTGGCTATGCGCACACCGAATCCTGCTCCGGTCTCTGAGAGTGCATCAGATTCGGAACGACCAAAAGTGCTGGCACTGTTGGCTGACAAAGAGATTATGCGCTTTGTTATTCTTCTGTCACTGCTGCACGGAAGCCACGCTGCCTACTACAGCTTTAGTTCGATTTACTGGAAATCGGCCGGTTATGCAGAGAGCACCATTGGCTATCTTTGGAGTTTAGGGGTTATCGCAGAGATAACGGTATTTGCCGTCAGCAAAAGGGTGTTTGCCGGTCTTAGCCTGAGAACTCTGTTTGTTATTGCCTCTGTTGGTGCGGTTGTGCGCTGGAGCTTAACAGCCATGACCACAGAACTCTGGGTGATTGCACTGGTCCAGACGCTGCACGGCATTACCTTTGCTACTGCGCATATCGCGGCCATTCAGTATATTCAACGCGCCAGAGAGAATGAAATTGTGCCTCTTCAGGCCATTTATAATGCTATCCCTATGGGCGCCTTTACGGCTCTGATGATGGCGCTGACCGGCTGGGGCTACGAGCTTTATGGTGCCAATGTATTCTGGGCCATGGCCGTTATGGGTGTGATGGCTCTGTTTGTAAAAGTTGAACAAAAGAAAACCGTACCTGAAGCACAGATTCAAAGTTAA
- a CDS encoding DUF294 nucleotidyltransferase-like domain-containing protein: MPDKFNTQSPPFDRLSEDQQELLRSSLDVAYYREKEPLLKPGESSEQLFILIKGAVEERSADDSEIFAHYANDDLFDVRSQFEGTVKHKYIALEDTLAYLLPKHIFLKLYNGNAEFAAYFDNNLAKRQELIEAAQQQQNLAEFILTKVDSTIYHPPLILQPELSLQSVTEMLKEKRLDAALVKLNEDDPRVSENPHQLPYGIVTRTNMLHAVMLEGHPLDTEIGVISTFPVFHVEDGDFLFNAMISMTKNRMKRVMVCDGSEAVGMLDMTQILSAFSTHSHVLTLSIARATTIEELALAANRQRNLVDSLLNNGIRTRFIMELISAVNEQIIEKAFELTVPPALREDICLMVLGSEGRGEQILKTDQDNALIIRDGADLPQLQPTMDTLTHTLQQLGYPLCPGKVMVNNPEWVKTQDSWQKTLSGWVKKANAEQVMKLAIVADAHPVAGNKSLLTPVKQHLTNLMADQELILTEFTRPALNFSIPLTLFGNVKSSKSGVDLKQGGIFPIVHGIRALTLENSINENNTFDRIEALQKKKVLEQETADNLSEALKLFFKLRLSQQLSLQHTHNKVDLKLLDRTERDLLRHSLHVVKKFKQWLGYHYQIRE, translated from the coding sequence ATGCCTGATAAGTTTAATACCCAATCTCCCCCTTTTGACCGACTTTCAGAAGATCAGCAAGAGTTACTTCGTTCATCTCTGGATGTGGCTTACTATCGGGAGAAAGAACCTCTGCTCAAGCCCGGGGAGAGTAGTGAGCAGCTATTTATACTTATTAAAGGTGCTGTGGAAGAGCGTTCCGCAGACGACAGCGAGATTTTTGCCCATTACGCTAATGATGATCTGTTTGATGTCCGCTCCCAGTTTGAAGGTACGGTAAAACACAAATATATTGCACTGGAAGATACCCTAGCCTACCTGTTACCTAAACATATATTCTTAAAACTTTATAACGGCAATGCCGAGTTTGCCGCTTACTTTGATAACAACCTGGCTAAGCGACAGGAGCTGATTGAAGCAGCGCAGCAACAGCAGAATCTGGCCGAGTTTATCCTGACCAAAGTCGACAGCACCATTTATCATCCGCCACTCATTTTGCAACCGGAACTTTCACTGCAATCAGTAACGGAAATGCTGAAAGAGAAACGACTGGATGCAGCTCTGGTGAAGTTAAATGAAGATGACCCAAGAGTCTCAGAAAACCCGCATCAGCTTCCCTACGGTATAGTCACCCGTACCAATATGCTGCATGCCGTTATGCTTGAGGGACACCCGCTGGATACAGAGATCGGCGTTATCTCAACCTTCCCGGTATTCCATGTTGAAGATGGCGACTTTCTGTTTAATGCCATGATCTCCATGACTAAAAACAGAATGAAACGAGTGATGGTGTGTGACGGCAGTGAAGCTGTCGGTATGCTGGATATGACTCAGATATTGAGTGCCTTCTCAACCCACTCTCATGTGCTCACCCTGAGTATCGCCAGAGCCACCACCATTGAAGAATTGGCACTGGCGGCAAACCGGCAGAGAAATCTGGTAGACAGCCTGCTGAACAATGGTATCCGTACTCGTTTTATTATGGAGCTGATTTCTGCCGTTAATGAGCAGATCATTGAAAAGGCCTTTGAGCTTACCGTTCCCCCTGCATTGAGAGAGGATATCTGCCTGATGGTACTTGGCTCTGAAGGCAGAGGAGAGCAGATCCTGAAAACCGATCAGGACAACGCCCTTATTATCAGAGACGGAGCAGACTTACCTCAGCTTCAGCCAACCATGGATACACTTACTCATACCTTGCAACAGCTCGGTTATCCGCTCTGCCCCGGTAAGGTAATGGTAAACAACCCTGAGTGGGTAAAAACTCAGGATAGCTGGCAAAAGACCCTTTCCGGCTGGGTTAAAAAAGCCAACGCAGAACAGGTAATGAAGCTGGCTATTGTTGCCGATGCTCATCCTGTAGCCGGCAATAAATCTCTGCTGACACCGGTAAAACAGCACCTGACTAACCTGATGGCCGATCAAGAGCTGATACTGACTGAATTTACCCGTCCGGCGCTTAATTTCTCTATCCCGCTCACCCTGTTCGGTAATGTGAAGAGCTCTAAGTCAGGTGTCGATCTAAAACAGGGCGGAATATTTCCTATTGTGCACGGAATCAGGGCGCTGACGCTGGAAAACAGCATCAATGAAAATAATACCTTCGATCGTATAGAAGCCCTGCAGAAGAAAAAAGTACTGGAGCAGGAGACCGCAGATAACCTCAGTGAAGCCCTGAAGCTGTTTTTTAAGCTGCGATTATCCCAGCAACTTTCCCTTCAGCACACTCACAACAAGGTCGACTTAAAACTGCTGGATCGTACTGAGCGGGATCTGCTCAGGCACAGCCTGCATGTGGTGAAAAAGTTTAAGCAGTGGCTGGGTTATCACTATCAGATCCGGGAATAG
- a CDS encoding 3'-5' exonuclease produces the protein MNWLLRRWWNYKLKGSPYQGLFTAPDNKEYVSLDCETTSLDPHRAELVTIAATKIINNRIITSEPFYVRLRAPQSLDSGSVRIHRIRHQDLIDGMSEKEAISALLEFIGNRPLVGYHIRYDKTILDIACQKHLGFPLPNQLIEVSHIYHEKLERHLPNAYFDLSLDAICKHLDLPEQDNKHDALQDAISAALVYVRLRYGDLPALTSAYLR, from the coding sequence ATGAATTGGTTATTAAGGCGTTGGTGGAACTACAAACTGAAAGGCTCCCCTTATCAGGGGCTTTTTACCGCGCCTGACAACAAAGAGTATGTGTCTCTGGACTGTGAAACCACCAGCCTTGATCCTCACAGAGCCGAATTGGTTACCATTGCTGCGACCAAGATAATCAACAACCGGATTATCACCAGCGAGCCTTTTTACGTGCGTCTCAGGGCTCCGCAATCCCTTGACTCAGGTTCTGTTAGAATCCATAGAATCCGCCATCAGGATTTAATTGACGGCATGAGTGAGAAAGAGGCTATTTCAGCCTTGCTGGAGTTTATCGGCAACCGCCCTCTGGTTGGTTACCATATCCGTTATGACAAGACTATTCTGGATATCGCCTGCCAGAAACACCTTGGCTTTCCCCTGCCCAACCAGCTGATAGAAGTGAGCCATATCTATCACGAAAAGCTTGAGCGTCACCTGCCAAATGCCTACTTCGACCTCAGTCTGGATGCCATCTGCAAACACTTAGATCTTCCTGAGCAAGACAATAAGCACGATGCCCTGCAGGACGCTATCTCTGCAGCCCTTGTCTATGTGCGGCTCAGATATGGTGATCTGCCCGCTCTTACCTCGGCTTACCTGAGATAA
- the acs gene encoding acetate--CoA ligase: MSVYPVKENIKAQTHVDNDTYLAMYQQSVSDPEGFWSEHGKIVDWIKPFTQVKSTSFDTGHVDIKWFEDGTLNVSANCIDRHLATKGDEVAIIWEGDDPKDDKTLTFNELHKEVCRFSNALKEAGVNKGDVVCLYMPMVPEAAVAMLACTRIGAVHTVVFGGFSPEALSGRIIDSDAKVVITADEGVRGGRAVPLKKNVDEALTNPEVKTIEKVLVLKRTGGDVEWHSHRDIWWHEAVANVSDNCPPEEMKAEDPLFILYTSGSTGKPKGVLHTTGGYLVYATMTFKYVFDYHDDDTFWCTADVGWITGHTYLVYGPLSNGAKTILFEGVPNYPDTSRMSEVVDKHQVSILYTAPTAIRALMAKGDEAVQGTSRESLRIMGSVGEPINPEAWEWYYKTIGNEKSPIVDTWWQTETGGILITPLPGATELKPGSATRPFFGVQPALVDNMGNIVDGATEGNLVILDSWPGQMRTVYGDHDRFEQTYFSTFKGMYFTGDGARRDEDGYYWITGRVDDVLNVSGHRMGTAEIESALVAFEKIAEAAIVGVPHDIKGQAIYAYITLNDGEYPSAELHKEVKDWVRKEIGPIATPDVLHWTDSLPKTRSGKIMRRILRKIATGDTGNLGDTSTLADPSVVDKLIAEKAEMS; the protein is encoded by the coding sequence ATGAGTGTGTATCCGGTCAAAGAAAATATCAAAGCTCAGACCCACGTTGACAACGACACCTACCTGGCTATGTATCAGCAGTCTGTCAGCGATCCTGAAGGATTCTGGAGTGAACACGGCAAAATTGTCGATTGGATTAAGCCTTTTACTCAGGTCAAGAGCACCTCATTTGACACCGGTCATGTTGACATTAAGTGGTTTGAAGACGGCACTCTGAATGTCTCAGCTAACTGTATCGACCGTCACCTTGCCACTAAAGGTGATGAAGTTGCCATCATCTGGGAAGGGGACGATCCTAAAGATGACAAAACTCTGACCTTTAACGAACTGCACAAAGAAGTGTGTCGTTTCTCTAATGCCCTGAAAGAAGCTGGTGTTAACAAAGGTGATGTGGTTTGTCTCTATATGCCAATGGTTCCTGAAGCCGCCGTTGCCATGCTGGCCTGTACCCGTATTGGTGCCGTTCATACCGTTGTATTTGGCGGATTCTCCCCTGAAGCACTTTCAGGCCGTATTATCGACTCCGATGCCAAAGTGGTTATCACTGCCGATGAAGGTGTGCGTGGTGGCCGTGCTGTTCCACTGAAAAAGAACGTTGATGAAGCACTAACAAACCCTGAAGTAAAAACCATTGAAAAAGTTCTGGTTCTTAAACGTACCGGTGGTGATGTTGAATGGCATAGTCACAGAGATATCTGGTGGCATGAAGCCGTTGCTAATGTATCTGATAACTGCCCGCCGGAAGAGATGAAAGCGGAAGATCCCCTGTTTATCCTCTACACATCCGGTTCAACCGGTAAGCCGAAAGGTGTGCTGCACACCACTGGTGGTTATCTGGTTTACGCTACCATGACCTTTAAGTACGTATTTGACTACCATGATGATGACACTTTCTGGTGTACTGCCGATGTAGGCTGGATTACCGGCCACACCTATCTGGTTTACGGCCCTCTTTCCAACGGTGCCAAAACCATTCTGTTTGAAGGCGTGCCAAACTACCCCGACACCAGCCGTATGAGTGAAGTAGTCGACAAACATCAGGTTTCTATTCTTTATACTGCTCCGACGGCTATCCGTGCACTGATGGCCAAAGGTGATGAAGCCGTTCAGGGTACCAGCCGTGAAAGCCTGCGTATTATGGGCTCAGTAGGCGAACCTATTAACCCTGAGGCATGGGAGTGGTACTACAAAACTATAGGTAACGAAAAATCACCGATTGTTGATACATGGTGGCAGACTGAAACCGGCGGCATTCTGATCACTCCGCTTCCGGGTGCGACAGAGCTGAAACCGGGTTCAGCAACCCGTCCTTTCTTTGGTGTACAACCTGCTCTGGTCGACAATATGGGCAACATCGTTGACGGTGCGACTGAGGGTAACTTGGTGATTCTTGATTCATGGCCGGGCCAGATGCGTACCGTATATGGCGACCATGATCGTTTTGAGCAAACCTACTTCTCAACCTTTAAAGGCATGTACTTTACCGGTGACGGTGCCCGCCGTGACGAAGACGGCTACTACTGGATTACCGGCCGTGTGGATGATGTTCTTAACGTCTCAGGACACAGAATGGGTACAGCGGAAATTGAATCTGCACTGGTTGCCTTTGAGAAGATCGCTGAAGCAGCAATCGTAGGTGTGCCGCACGATATTAAAGGTCAGGCAATTTATGCCTACATCACCCTGAATGACGGAGAGTACCCGAGTGCCGAGTTACACAAAGAGGTGAAAGACTGGGTACGTAAAGAGATTGGCCCGATTGCCACACCAGATGTGCTGCACTGGACAGACTCTCTGCCGAAAACCCGTTCCGGTAAGATTATGCGTCGCATTCTGCGTAAGATTGCAACGGGTGATACCGGCAACCTTGGTGATACTTCTACCCTTGCCGATCCAAGTGTCGTTGATAAGTTGATCGCAGAAAAAGCCGAAATGTCTTAA
- a CDS encoding hybrid sensor histidine kinase/response regulator has product MQGWLVVPVTLTYLGVLFLIAWYGDRQTKWLSNWRPWIYSLSIAVYCTSWTFYGTVGQASSNPWSFLPIYIAPIIVFAFGWRILARLILIAKREHITSIADFIAARYGKSQGLAVTVTLIAVAGILPYIALQLRGITMGLDILAPDLGTHLGYQDSHISWFVVGALAVFTMLFGTRHIDNTEHHRGMMMAVAFESLVKLAAFLVVGLFILYLAMSRSEVHLIDMAVASYQAPNVPGLVVHTLLTMAAIICLPRQFHTMVVENERAQDLHVARKVFPAYLILMGLFVLPIAWVGQSILSGSSADTYVISLPLAFGATDIALLAFLGGTSAASGMVIVSTIALAIMVSNDLVLPLLLRRMRLSQRTHLHFSGLLLNIRRTLIMLILLGAWGFYMALDSIRSLSVIGLLSFAAIAQFAPALVGGMYWRLGNRKGVYVGLLFGFTIWLVTLMSQTDMLAGDYRSNVLLWLIEPPALLSDWNMSGSDWGMMLSLLVNTLCYISISLVTRASLSERLQSAAFVGTPLPESENVSLYQSRVTVAELEMLASRFVGRARARSSFNNFWRQHSKTLMPNQQAPSGLIRHTERLLAGVFGASSAKLVLTSALKGKNMQLEEVATIVDEASELYDFSRGLLQGAIEHISQGITVVDKQLRMVAWNQRYLEMFEFPPGLVQVGRPIADVIRHNAEQGLCGPGDPEEHVRKRVYHLECGTQHTSSRTYPDGRVIEVQGNPMPGGGFVMSFSDITVFREAEKTLKEVNENLESRVKERTKELEELNKRLVSATQSANTESQSKTRFLAAVSHDLMQPLNAARLFASSLSETAKDGETKQLSGHIESALGAAEELIGDLLDISRLESGKLETNVRYFKLNEVLDNLNAEFSALAKQQQIDFHLVPSELIVRSDPKLLRRVLQNFLTNAFRYNPKGKVLLGARRVKGDVRIEVWDNGMGIVPEKQSEIFEEFTRGDASHVSQGLGIGLAISRGIARVLQHDIGLRSWPEEGTVFSISLDRGKMVEEEKREPSQQQESSPLQHIRVLCVDNESEILAGMRNLLERWGCQVKTAKDLVESMKTLENGWVPDVIFSDYRLDYGRTGLEVLQQCRLRLGDSFEGVIISADRTDDMLSAIKSNGFSFIAKPVKPLKLRAVLNRVS; this is encoded by the coding sequence ATGCAGGGTTGGCTCGTCGTTCCGGTAACACTCACCTATCTGGGAGTGCTTTTTCTTATTGCCTGGTATGGAGACCGGCAGACAAAATGGCTGTCGAACTGGCGTCCGTGGATTTATAGCTTATCCATTGCTGTTTACTGTACCTCGTGGACGTTTTACGGAACGGTAGGGCAGGCAAGCAGCAACCCATGGTCTTTTCTGCCTATTTATATCGCCCCTATTATTGTGTTTGCTTTTGGCTGGAGGATTCTGGCCCGTCTGATCCTGATTGCCAAAAGGGAACATATCACCTCCATTGCTGACTTTATTGCGGCCCGCTACGGAAAATCTCAGGGGCTGGCGGTCACTGTTACTCTTATTGCTGTCGCCGGGATTCTTCCTTATATCGCCCTGCAATTGCGTGGTATTACCATGGGACTGGATATTCTGGCTCCGGATCTTGGTACCCATTTAGGTTATCAGGACAGCCATATTTCCTGGTTTGTTGTCGGTGCTTTGGCGGTGTTTACTATGCTATTTGGTACTCGTCATATTGATAATACAGAGCATCACCGCGGCATGATGATGGCTGTCGCCTTTGAGTCTCTGGTTAAGCTGGCGGCGTTTCTGGTGGTTGGTCTGTTTATTCTCTATCTGGCCATGAGCCGTTCAGAAGTTCACCTTATTGATATGGCAGTGGCCAGTTATCAGGCTCCAAATGTTCCCGGGCTGGTGGTTCATACCCTGCTGACTATGGCGGCGATTATCTGTCTTCCGCGCCAGTTTCATACCATGGTGGTGGAGAACGAAAGGGCTCAGGATCTGCATGTTGCCCGTAAAGTATTTCCTGCCTATCTGATTTTAATGGGCTTATTTGTACTGCCTATTGCATGGGTCGGCCAGAGCATCTTGTCCGGCAGCTCTGCGGATACCTATGTTATCAGCCTGCCGCTGGCGTTTGGCGCTACGGATATTGCTTTGCTGGCCTTTCTTGGCGGCACCTCTGCGGCCAGCGGCATGGTGATAGTCTCAACCATTGCACTGGCAATTATGGTATCCAACGATCTGGTGCTGCCTCTGTTATTGCGCCGGATGCGCCTTTCGCAAAGAACCCATCTGCACTTCTCCGGTTTGCTGCTGAACATTCGGCGAACCCTTATTATGCTGATTCTGTTGGGGGCATGGGGCTTTTATATGGCACTGGACAGCATTCGTTCACTTTCGGTGATCGGGCTGCTCTCTTTTGCTGCTATCGCTCAGTTCGCTCCTGCACTTGTCGGGGGCATGTACTGGCGGTTAGGTAACCGTAAAGGGGTGTATGTCGGGCTACTGTTTGGTTTCACCATCTGGCTGGTTACCCTGATGAGCCAGACCGATATGCTGGCCGGGGATTACAGATCGAATGTATTGCTATGGCTGATTGAACCACCGGCGTTACTTTCTGACTGGAATATGAGTGGTTCAGACTGGGGAATGATGCTCAGTTTACTGGTCAATACCCTCTGTTATATCTCTATTTCTCTGGTCACCAGAGCGAGTCTGAGTGAGCGGCTACAGTCAGCGGCATTTGTCGGAACCCCTCTGCCTGAGAGTGAGAATGTCAGCCTGTATCAGAGCCGGGTAACCGTTGCTGAGCTGGAGATGCTGGCGTCCCGTTTTGTCGGCCGTGCCCGTGCACGATCCTCTTTTAACAATTTCTGGCGACAGCACAGTAAAACCCTGATGCCCAATCAGCAAGCACCCTCTGGTCTAATTCGTCATACAGAACGATTGTTGGCGGGTGTATTTGGTGCTTCTTCGGCGAAGTTGGTACTTACCTCTGCCCTTAAGGGTAAAAACATGCAACTGGAAGAGGTTGCCACTATTGTGGATGAAGCCTCTGAACTGTACGACTTCAGCCGTGGCTTGCTGCAAGGGGCAATTGAGCATATCAGTCAGGGTATTACTGTTGTCGATAAACAGCTGAGAATGGTGGCGTGGAATCAGCGCTACCTTGAGATGTTCGAGTTTCCGCCGGGATTGGTTCAGGTAGGAAGACCGATAGCCGATGTGATCCGCCATAATGCAGAACAAGGGCTTTGCGGCCCCGGTGATCCTGAAGAGCATGTACGCAAGCGTGTCTACCACCTTGAGTGCGGAACTCAGCACACCTCTTCACGAACGTACCCTGACGGCAGGGTGATTGAGGTGCAGGGAAACCCTATGCCGGGAGGCGGATTTGTTATGAGTTTTAGTGACATTACCGTGTTCCGTGAGGCAGAAAAGACCTTAAAAGAGGTGAATGAGAATCTGGAGAGCCGGGTAAAAGAGCGAACCAAAGAGCTGGAAGAGCTAAACAAAAGGCTGGTTTCAGCAACCCAGAGCGCCAATACCGAATCTCAGTCCAAAACCCGTTTCTTGGCGGCAGTGAGTCATGATCTGATGCAGCCCCTCAATGCTGCCCGTCTGTTTGCATCATCGTTGTCAGAAACCGCTAAAGATGGCGAAACCAAACAGTTGTCAGGTCATATTGAGAGTGCGCTGGGGGCGGCGGAAGAGCTGATAGGCGATCTGCTGGATATTTCACGGCTGGAGTCGGGCAAGCTGGAGACCAATGTACGCTACTTTAAGCTGAATGAAGTGCTGGATAACCTGAATGCGGAATTCTCTGCACTGGCAAAACAGCAGCAGATAGATTTTCATCTGGTGCCGTCGGAGTTGATTGTCCGTTCTGATCCTAAGTTGTTGCGTCGGGTACTACAGAACTTCCTAACCAATGCGTTTCGCTATAATCCTAAAGGCAAAGTGCTGCTGGGGGCGAGAAGGGTCAAAGGTGATGTGAGAATCGAGGTGTGGGACAACGGAATGGGGATCGTTCCTGAGAAGCAGTCAGAAATTTTTGAGGAGTTTACCCGCGGTGATGCCAGCCATGTGTCACAGGGGCTGGGGATTGGGCTGGCCATCTCCCGAGGCATTGCCAGAGTTCTGCAACATGATATTGGTTTGCGCTCATGGCCTGAAGAGGGAACGGTTTTCTCCATCAGCTTAGACAGAGGGAAGATGGTAGAAGAAGAGAAAAGAGAACCCAGCCAGCAACAGGAAAGTTCACCGCTTCAGCATATCAGAGTGCTATGTGTTGATAATGAATCTGAGATCCTTGCAGGAATGCGCAATCTGCTTGAGCGTTGGGGCTGTCAGGTCAAAACCGCTAAGGATCTGGTTGAGAGCATGAAGACGTTAGAAAACGGCTGGGTACCTGATGTGATTTTCTCCGATTATCGTCTCGACTACGGAAGAACCGGCCTTGAAGTATTGCAGCAGTGCAGGTTAAGACTGGGCGATAGTTTTGAAGGGGTAATTATCAGCGCAGACCGAACAGACGATATGTTAAGTGCCATTAAGTCTAACGGTTTCAGTTTTATCGCTAAGCCGGTTAAACCATTAAAGCTAAGAGCAGTATTAAACAGGGTGAGTTAA